A window from Schistosoma haematobium chromosome 1, whole genome shotgun sequence encodes these proteins:
- a CDS encoding hypothetical protein (EggNog:ENOG410VCFT~COG:K): MSCKTDISVFVACPGSFTSDPSYPFPNCLQIKDRCASTICIHGDCVSSKDGQESYCICPEGTYGKYCELTLGQWGQWSPWSECSPNCGLYNHRRRMRTRDCLGEACSGGLGYLHMEFCDTKPCSDEKLMLSRINSSEIQKLKMLQVQGTRYVEISGEIAKYLLLITCIFSVTTVTAMIIVVYCL; encoded by the exons GTGTCCAGGATCATTTACCAGTGATCCATCTTATCCTTTCCCaaattgtttacaaattaaAGATCGATGTGCCAGTACAATATGCATTCATGGTGACTGTGTTAGTTCAAAAGATGGACAA GAAAGTTATTGTATTTGTCCTGAAGGAACATATGGAAAATATTGTGAATTAACACTCGGACAATGGGGTCAATGGTCACCATGGTCTGAATGTTCACCAAATTGTGGACTTTATAATCACCGAAGGCGTATGCGTACACGTGACTGTTTAGGTGAGGCATGTAGCGGTGGTTTAGGTTATTTACATATGGAATTCTGCGATACAAAACCTTGTTCAGATGAAAAACTGATGTTAAGTAGAATAAATTCGTCAGAAATCCAAAAATTGAAAATGTTACAAGTACAAGGAACACGTTATGTAGAAATATCAGGTGAGATTGCTAAATACCTCTTATTAATAACTTGTATCTTTTCTGTAACTACAGTGACAGCTATGATCATAGTTGTATACtgtttataa